The following are encoded together in the Peromyscus leucopus breed LL Stock chromosome 1, UCI_PerLeu_2.1, whole genome shotgun sequence genome:
- the Dkkl1 gene encoding dickkopf-like protein 1 yields the protein MCRLGVLLLLLTSAFVSSSAAPIHDADPQEGNSGFLGLQSLLQSFSRLFLKDDLLRDLDNFFSSPVDFRDLPKNFHQEENQEHRMGNHTLSSHLQIDKVTDNETGEVLVSEKVVASIEPEGNTEGAWKVPKVEEKETLVPVPKATDSLHPEPRRVAFWIMKLPRRRTQPDVEDGSRWLIEKRHRLQAIRDGLRGGAHEDNFEEGVHVPQHAKLPIRKTHFLYILRPSQQL from the exons ATGTGTCGACTGGgggtcctgctgctgctgctcacctCAGCCTTCGTGTCCTCCTCTGCTGCCCCGATCCATGATGCCGACCCTCAGGAGGGCAACTCCGGGTTTCTGGGCCTTCAGAGTCTTCTTCAAAGCTTCAGCCGACTGTTCCTAAAA GATGACCTACTGCGAGACCTGGACAACTTCTTCTCCTCCCCCGTGGACTTCCGGGACCTTCCCAAGAACTTCCATCAGGAAGAGAACCAGGAGCACAGAATGGGGAACCATACCCTCTCCAGCCACCTGCAGATAGACAAG GTGACTGATAACGAGACAGGGGAGGTGCTCGTCTCTGAGAAGGTGGTGGCCTCCATTGAACCAGAGGGGAACACAGAAGGGGCCTGGAAG GTGCCCAAAGTGGAGGAGAAAGAGACTCTGGTGCCTGTGCCGAAGGCCACAGACAGTTTGCACCCAGAGCCCCGGCGGGTGGCTTTCTGGATCATGAAGCTGCCAAGGCGGAGGACGCAGCCTGATGTGGAGGATGGGAGCCGCTGGCTCATAGAAAAGCGACATCGCCTGCAGGCCATCCGGGATGGGCTCCGTGGGGGCGCCCatgaggacaactttgaggaagGGGTCCATGTCCCCCAACACGCCAAGCTGCCTATACGAAAGACACACTTTCTCTACATCCTCAGGCCATCCCAGCAGCTATAG